In Penicillium psychrofluorescens genome assembly, chromosome: 5, a single window of DNA contains:
- a CDS encoding uncharacterized protein (ID:PFLUO_008106-T1.cds;~source:funannotate): MIAAMIRPEDTIRGPRSFRGEADDDDTEKELEALVPPRLSIDDVSPGPDDDGSRPGTAMSETHGGGNRPAASRLLTPDDTIDLVRRTVETGIQDTKRSLAGSEAVSHVVKPKLTIDLGHSRIVRIPEPVVDIIKDEVERISLSNNHLFHIPYRFAECSHLRYLNIRANSFREFPKGVYKLPLLEILDLSRNKITTLPDEIKKLSSLRVLSIMQNRLDDLPPGLSDMNKLQILKIAGNPLQYPLRRTLEDSENDMASSAMTDNEKEVAVTADLKRFLKVRQQANTPEPEGGNDTSDGTVDPPKPQPVKRKLSSRFPVIPSTGDSSAASSRSPSLSRAPPPIPVKSHNRIASGQPSATYQMAGLQRPGITPLSAAERNRSNSEGIIQASFAARNKRMGVITRKNTDLGTLDETRPGSYRNSHLRGLSHGSVLRAQPVVPTPASGSSSSSPGSPRGERRRLRDGWVNRMSSLPEHKGERGTDEPIIKCAKGILFALFQVHSHISTLINVIKRDDTRRHSLEIVFYNASTHVDRLNEALEGAETLLAEDPDSSSSVTETVKSECETCIRAYTHVGTQLRHTAAKIVANGDGRYVRSLMLMMYGSLVELRNACASLNVPLRSVNKHPSPRKREGHSVIQETPATDRFQGPMVTPTRDQTPPTRRLRSDTTIRHPQPTMSVPLPLTTSSQVASGSPAFTSSSFNYGRSRSSSRSNLVSTSVPSSMATPRSGESFAPITTAVMPRINPLTGLDEIEEERIFEKIFHQLTSAYTAALQALPLARRQFGRCLEVAEQSRETEGIQMVWNNLIRRCRFCLEVSEALGIRLSTMKVKEPGGGLRNQREFWQLCKTFMQSFVELVTDMREVRSMQLLPGDIVIILRPVQKASREAGRLIEASPWSYLADMASAQGAGTLYGPPLQTIHTQHQTSSSTSAISHPNAFQLSASLSPQSVTVPATPLSAALGPAAQATVPSTPASAYSDKFFEGDVFQRADSLLSMGHQAPYFSRR; this comes from the exons ATGATCGCCGCGATGATCCGGCCGGAGGACACCATACGCGGGCCACGCTCGTTCCGCGGcgaggccgatgacgatgataCAGAAAAAgagctggaggcgctggtgCCGCCTCGCCTGTCGATTGACGATGTCTCTCCCGGTCCCGACGACGATGGGAGCAGACCCGGTACAGCAATGAGTGAAACCCATGGCGGCGGTAACAGACCGGCCGCCTCTAGGCTGCTCACCCCCGACGACACCATTGATCTTGTGCGACGCACGGTGGAAACGGGAATCCAGGATACCAAACGCTCGCTGGCCGGAAGCGAGGCTGTTAGCCATGTGGTCAAGCCGAAGCTGACCATTGATCTGGGGCATTCTCGGATCGTGAGGATCCCAGAGCCTgtggtggatatcatcaaAGATGAAGTGGAAAG GATTTCCTTGTCCAACAACCACCTCTTTCACATTCCCTATCGCTTCGCCGAGTGCTCTCATCTCCGATACCTCAACATCAGAGCCAATAGTTTTCGTGAATTCCCCAAAGGA GTCTACAAgttgccgctgctggagatTCTCGATCTCAGTCGAAACAAAATCACTACCCTACCTGATGAAATCAAGAAACTGTCCTCGCTGCGGGTGCTGTCGATCATGCAGAATCGCCTGGACGATCTACCACCCGGTCTGTCCGATATGAATAAACTTCAGATTCTCAAGATTGCCGGCAATCCATTACAATACCCCCTGCGGCGTACTTTGGAGGACTCTGAAAATGACATGGCCAGCTCTGCAATGACAGACAATGAAAAGGAGGTGGCGGTGACTGCCGATTTGAAGAGATTCCTCAAGGTTCGCCAACAGGCAAATACTCCAGAGCCAGAGGGCGGTAATGACACGAG TGACGGAACGGTCGATCCACCGAAACCTCAACCGGTCAAACGGAAGCTGAGCAGTCGGTTCCCCGTGATTCCAAGCACTGGGGACAGCTCCGCAGCGTCCTCCAGATCACCGTCACTGTCGCGGGCTCCCCCGCCCATCCCCGTCAAATCCCACAATCGCATAGCATCGGGGCAACCAAGTGCTACCTACCAAATGGCTGGTCTTCAGCGCCCTGGCATTACTCCACTCAGTGCCGCTGAGCGTAACCGCAGCAACAGTGAAGGCATCATCCAAGCATCCTTTGCGGCCCGGAACAAACGCATGGGGGTCATTACTCGCAAGAATACCGATCTCGGCACCTTGGATGAAACACGTCCAGGGAGCTATCGAAACAGCCACCTGCGAGGTCTCAGCCATGGATCAGTTCTTCGTGCACAGCCGGTCGTCCCGACACCCGCCAGCGGCAGTAGTTCTTCAAGCCCCGGTAGCCCAAGAGGAGAACGCAGGCGTCTCCGGGACGGCTGGGTGAATCGGATGTCCAGTCTTCCTGAGCACAAGGGCGAACGAGGAACCGATGAACCGATTATCAAGTGCGCCAAAGGCATCCTTTTTGCACTTTTCCAGGTCCACTCCCATATTTCCACGCTGATAAACGTCATCAAGCGCGACGATACACGACGGCACAGCCTGGAAATCGTTTTTTATAACGCATCTACACATGTGGATCGACTCAACGAGGCTCTCGAAGGCGCTGAAACCTTGTTGGCCGAGGATCCCGACTCTTCATCGTCAGTTACAGAGACCGTGAAGAGTGAATGCGAGACCTGCATCAGGGCCTACACTCATGTTGGCACACAGTTGCGCCATACGGCAGCCAAAATTGTCGCTAATGGTGACGGGCGATATGTACGGTCGctgatgttgatgatgtaTGGCAGCCTCGTGGAGCTACGCAACGCCTGTGCCAGTCTAAACGTCCCACTCCGATCCGTCAACAAGCACCCCTCCCCCAGAAAACGCGAAGGACATTCGGTCATTCAGGAGACACCGGCCACGGACCGGTTCCAGGGCCCTATGGTCACTCCAACAAGAGACCAAACCCCGCCAACTCGGCGCCTCCGAAGCGATACCACAATTCGACATCCCCAGCCTACCATGTCCGTACCCTTGCCGTTGACTACAAGCAGCCAAGTTGCTTCTGGGTCGCCTGCCTTtacatcctcttccttcaacTATGGCCGCAGTCGTTCCAGCAGCCGATCGAACTTGGTCAGCACCTCTGTGCCCTCTTCAATGGCAACACCTCGCTCTGGAGAATCTTTCGCTCCCATTACCACTGCCGTCATGCCTCGTATCAACCCATTAACCGGATTagacgagatcgaagaggagCGTATCTTTGAAAAGATCTTCCACCAACTCACATCCGCGTACACGGCTGCACTACAAGCATTGCCTCTCGCACGTCGGCAGTTTGGCCGATGCCTCGAGGTGGCAGAACAATCACGCGAGACCGAGGGAATACAGATGGTCTGGAACAACCTCATCCGTCGATGTAGATTCTGCCTCGAAGTATCGGAGGCACTTGGCATCCGCCTTTCCACGATGAAAGTCAAAGAACCAGGTGGCGGACTACGCAATCAACGCGAATTCTGGCAGCTCTGCAAGACATTCATGCAGTCATTTGTGGAACTCGTGACAGACATGCGCGAAGTGCGGAGCATGCAGCTCCTCCCAGGCGATATCGTCATCATTTTGCGCCCCGTCCAAAAAGCCAGTCGGGAAGCCGGCCGCTTGATCGAGGCGTCTCCTTGGTCCTACCTCGCCGATATGGCCTCCGCCCAAGGCGCAGGCACGTTGTACGGCCCGCCTTTGCAGACAATACACACACAACACCAAACCTCGTCCTCTACCTCCGCCATCTCTCACCCGAATGCCTTCCAGCTCAGTGCTAGCCTGTCCCCGCAGTCTGTCACCGTCCCCGCTACACCGCTCAGTGCAGCACTCGGCCCGGCCGCGCAGGCTACTGTGCCCTCCACGCCGGCCAGTGCCTACAGTGACAAGTTCTTTGAAGGAGATGTTTTTCAGCGCGCTGATTCGTTGCTGTCGATGGGGCATCAGGCGCCGTACTTTAGTCGTCGGTGA
- a CDS encoding uncharacterized protein (ID:PFLUO_008107-T1.cds;~source:funannotate), producing the protein MGKYNFTALRVRQTALSQFASGKTSKLPQWVDVVSEIPPAETITRTRPFQHQLVRQRLKTVEGSSKPRVVFEVQEKRIKPKKASRLFQPVEIKYEEDQLRREFFRDHPWELARPRVLLESTGKDFENYDWSRIQQPGKRLDGESVVQRQLYLLNTVPNMTKSEAYDQARQEFYRLRLKEDIERRVAAEEAEATGATFGPRHLDMGMEGENQQFERWKKWAQQAAQIIEQRKAALSGAPEIMEEQAVPLEETEEEAPAAAA; encoded by the exons ATGGGCAAGTACAACTTCACAGCGCTGCGGGTGCGGCAGACGGCGCTCAGCCAATTCGCCAGCGGCAAGACCAGCAAGCTGCCCCAATGGGTCGATGTGGTCAGCGAGATCCCTCCTGCTGAAACAATTACTCGCACCCGACCATTTCAACATCAACTCGTTCGACAGCGCCTGAAGACCGTCGAGGGGTCCTCAAAACCGCGGGTCGTCTTTGAAGTCCAGGAGAAGCGCatcaagccgaagaaggccagccGTCTTTTCCAACCCGTGGAAATCAAGTACGAGGAGGATCAACTGCGAAGAGAGTTCTTCCGCGACCACCCGTGGGAGCTTGCCCGGCCTCGTGTACTGCTCGAAAGCACCGGCAAAGACTTTGAGAACTATGACTGGAGCCGGATCCAGCAGCCCGGAAAGCGATTGGATGGCGAAAG TGTTGTCCAACGCCAGCTGTACCTCCTCAACACCGTCCCAAACATGACTAAGAGCGAAGCCTATGATCAAGCCCGTCAAGAATTCTACCGACTTCGCTTGAAGGAGGACATTGAGCGACGGGTTGCTGcggaggaggccgaggccaCGGGCGCAACCTTTGGGCCGCGACACTTGGATATGGGAATGGAGGGGGAGAACCAGCAGTTCGAgcggtggaagaagtgggCGCAACAAGCAGCCCAGATCATCGAGCAGCGCAAGGCCGCTCTGTCGGGAGCGCCAGAGATCatggaggagcaggcggTGCCGCTAGAagagaccgaagaagaggcaccagcggcggcagcataG
- a CDS encoding uncharacterized protein (ID:PFLUO_008108-T1.cds;~source:funannotate), whose protein sequence is MCVKAPEYGWRRCRGKDMSGSMQLPSKKQLEYMMAAGNFSPARRFMSNGLKPAHESVPEEDGYNRKLEEKTEADSNGARCNSSEDNEFEEHPDSKESSREDKWVQPDKKLYRSISNLYRTTFNLGLDWKEAADIVAFPQKSMRTTEDHSHDAVEIPSVAKLVETLRSDQKPSTQYLFRLYRNMPAPGVAQLSKKSRGALLRRFAAPRDRRWVDARRFLALVEDMITAGLPMSRTIWSSAIHFAGRAKGQVTRRDLVRAIGIWQQMEHVAGIPADDVVFNILFDIAIKAGQFTVADRLQEEMVKRNISFSRCGKVSKIYYYGLRHDLNGIRDQFDEFVRSGELVDTVVLNCVTASFLRAGDVQTAEQLYARMLEAHDRQRNMTPIPDQASITNPTLSSEFAIYRTRTRNLGRILKKSQALKNRLPEYHRALQDSLPMTPDTRTFYTFLRHYAYHSGELDSFMAVLRDMEYFYTVPPRPLIYLLLFEGFSRFGRRNKAWSAEKLRLTWHTYLRALRDSKTRQNKAYTTPPKEVWENPLSGDGTEESAQEETPMTNARDDLYMPLPSVDADGNLVIHEEPGNIAAGTIHRDPESTASKETEQDNAAGDAEFADFDPNEFFNDNRPPSLRQELEEMEKFEEVDYRVENGVFLGRRMVIVILRAFGTCCGPKEVLEAWMQLERLWHPDRRKFNDVLAVREELDKQLSRK, encoded by the coding sequence ATGTGTGTGAAGGCGCCGGAATATGGATGGCGGAGGTGTCGGGGCAAGGATATGTCTGGCAGTATGCAGCTGCCATCAAAGAAGCAATTGGAATATATGATGGCCGCGGGGAACTTCTCGCCGGCTCGGCGGTTTATGAGCAACGGATTGAAGCCTGCACATGAATCGGTGCCAGAAGAGGATGGCTATAATCGCAAATTAGAGGAGAAAACGGAGGCTGACAGCAACGGAGCACGTTGCAACTCGTCCGAGGACAACGAGTTTGAGGAGCATCCGGACTCAAAGGAGTCTTCCCGCGAAGACAAATGGGTTCAACCAGACAAGAAACTCTATCGCTCTATTTCGAACCTCTACCGCACGACTTTCAATTTGGGCCTTGATTGGAAAGAAGCTGCCGATATCGTGGCGTTCCCACAAAAATCAATGCGCACCACAGAGGATCACTCACACGATGCTGTCGAGATTCCGTCTGTTGCGAAGCTTGTCGAAACGTTACGGTCCGATCAAAAACCATCCACCCAATATCTTTTTCGACTCTATAGGAACATGCCTGCCCCAGGAGTTGCGCAGCTCTCGAAGAAATCCCGCGGTGCTCTTCTACGTCGATTCGCTGCGCCGCGCGATCGGAGATGGGTTGATGCCCGTCGCTTTCTGGCATTAGTGGAAGACATGATCACGGCCGGTCTCCCCATGTCTCGGACGATTTGGAGCTCGGCAATTCACTTCGCTGGCCGGGCAAAAGGCCAAGTCACCCGGAGGGATCTAGTGCGCGCAATTGGCATTTGGCAGCAGATGGAGCATGTGGCGGGGATTCCAGCGGACGATGTCGTCTTCAACATTCTATTTGACATCGCCATCAAAGCCGGTCAGTTCACGGTTGCCGATAGACTGCAGGAGGAAATGGTGAAGCGGAACATCAGCTTCTCTCGCTGCGGCAAGGTTTCAAAAATATACTATTACGGGTTGCGGCATGATCTTAATGGCATTCGAGATCAGTTTGATGAGTTCGTCAGATCCGGAGAGCTCGTCGATACTGTCGTGCTGAATTGCGTGACCGCCTCATTTCTTCGAGCCGGGGATGTGCAGACGGCGGAACAGCTGTATGCACGCATGCTTGAAGCCCACGATAGGCAGAGAAACATGACTCCCATTCCCGATCAGGCATCTATCACGAACCCTACGCTGTCGTCAGAATTCGCGATCTATCGCACGAGGACCCGGAACCTGGGCCGTATACTGAAGAAGTCTCAGGCCCTCAAGAACCGCCTGCCCGAATATCACCGTGCTCTCCAAGACTCGCTTCCCATGACCCCAGACACACGAACTTTCTATACTTTTCTTCGTCACTACGCATACCACAGTGGCGAGCTCGACAGCTTCATGGCCGTGTTGCGCGACATGGAATATTTCTATACTGTTCCGCCCCGTCCCCTAATAtaccttctcctcttcgaaGGGTTCTCTCGTTTCGGCCGAAGAAACAAGGCATGGTCGGCAGAGAAGCTGCGGCTGACTTGGCACACCTATCTACGGGCCCTCCGCGACTCCAAGACCAGACAAAACAAGGCATATACCACTCCTCCAAAGGAAGTCTGGGAAAACCCACTGTCTGGCGACGGGACGGAAGAAAGTGCTCAGGAGGAGACACCCATGACAAACGCGAGGGATGATCTATATATGCCATTACCGTCGGTAGATGCGGACGGGAACCTGGTGATCCACGAGGAGCCTGGCAACATCGCAGCCGGTACCATTCATCGAGACCCAGAATCCACGGCCTCCAAGGAGACCGAGCAGGATAATGCCGCCGGCGATGCCGAATTCGCAGATTTCGACCCAAACGAGTTCTTCAACGACAACCGCCCACCTTCTTTGCGCCAAGAGCTGGAAGAAATGGAAAAATTCGAAGAAGTCGACTACCGCGTCGAAAACggcgtcttcctcggccggcGCATGGTCATTGTGATTCTCCGCGCGTTCGGCACTTGCTGTGGGCCCAAAGAGGTCCTGGAGGCGTGGATGCAGCTTGAGCGGTTGTGGCATCCTGATCGGCGCAAGTTTAATGATGTCCTTGCTGTTCGGGAGGAGCTTGATAAGCAGCTGTCGAGAAAGTAG
- a CDS encoding uncharacterized protein (ID:PFLUO_008109-T1.cds;~source:funannotate), translated as MTSSSPLLQTFPSKPRVFILSDISNEPDDAESLVRYLLYANQFQTEGLVACTSTWMKTKVCPQDMHKIVDGYEKVVNNLNVHAHPNDPYPTAQYLRSLIKKGAETYGMSAVGSNIPLSEGGRLLLERIEASSEDPLWILCWGGTNVLASVLLKIQNTRSAADAAKLRSKLRIYTISDQDDTGVWIRNNYPDLFYICSVHGWNQYGMAAWCGISGDRWYGFDKGGPDPTKISKEWIREHIQIGPLGSAYPEYMFIPEGDTPTFLYLIQNGLGVSEHPEYGSWGGRYISTDASGKGVSNGHFSDTADEVIGLDGQKHKSNHATIWRWRDAFQNDFAARMQWTLSAELSKANHHPVIIINGSKGLEPLKFELEAGSTFQLDASATYDPDPRDSFTFKWYHYRDPSATQWSVHNEVGQLEIQVLNSAGSIVEVKLPPPEKCCVELISRKAMPKGQVLHLILEVKDNGSPSLISYRRVIIQTTNEKLLGGGGGAESIGDTMRDILQ; from the exons AtgacttcttcctcgcctctACTTCAGACCTTTCCGTCCAAGCCACGGGTGTTCATCTTGAGCGACATTTCCAATGAGCCCGACGATGCAGAATCCTTAGTGCGGTATCTGCTGTATGCCAACCAGTTCCAGACGGAGGGACTGGTGGCTTGCACATCGACATGGATGAAAACCAAGGTCTGTCCACAGGACATGCACAAGATTGTCGATGGCTATGAAAAGGTTGTCAACAATCTCAATGTGCATGCACACCCGAACGATCCGTATCCCACTGCCCAATATCTGAGATCCTTGATCAAGAAAGGCGCAGAG ACATATGGTATGTCTGCGGTGGGCAGCAACATCCCTCTTAGCGAAGGGGGTAGATTGCTTCTGGAGCGCATCGAGGCATCCTCAGAAGATCCTCTGTGGATTTTGTGTTGGGGGGGAACCAATGTACTCGCCTCCGTTCTATTGAAGATCCAAAACACACggtccgccgccgacgcTGCCAAACTCCGATCCAAACTGCGCATCTACACCATCTCTGACCAGGACGATACCGGTGTGTGGATCCGCAACAATTATCCGGACCTCTTCTACATCTGCTCCGTGCACGGCTGGAACCAGTATGGCATGGCGGCCTGGTGCGGCATTTCCGGTGACCGCTGGTACGGCTTCGATAAAGGCGGCCCCGACCCGACGAAGATCAGCAAGGAATGGATCCGGGAGCATATTCAAATCGGGCCGCTGGGGTCGGCGTATCCAGAATACATGTTTATCCCCGAGGGCGACACGCCGACTTTCCTGTATTTGATCCAAAACGGCCTCGGGGTGTCCGAACACCCAGAATATGGATCTTGGGGAGGACGCTACATTAGCACCGATGCGAGTGGCAAAGGGGTCTCGAATGGACACTTCAGTGACACGGCTGATGAAGTGATTGGGCTGGACGGCCAGAAACACAAGTCCAACCATGCGACCATCTGGCGGTGGCGCGATGCTTTTCAGAACGACTTCGCGGCTCGGATGCAGTGGACGCTCTCTGCCGAACTGAGCAAAGCCAATCACCACCctgtcatcatcatcaatggcaGCAAAGGCCTTGAGCCGCTGAAGTTCGAGTTGGAAGCAGGCTCGACGTTCCAGTTGGACGCCTCTGCGACATATGATCCAGATCCACGCGACAGCTTCACCTTCAAATGGTACCACTACCGCGACCCAAGCGCGACCCAGTGGAGTGTCCACAATGAGGTCGGCCAGCTAGAGATCCAGGTCCTTAATTCAGCCGGTAGCATTGTCGAAGTCAAGTTGCCCCCGCCGGAGAAGTGTTGCGTCGAGCTTATCAGCCGGAAAGCGATGCCGAAGGGACAGGTGCTCCATCTCATTCTGGAAGTGAAAGACAATGGGTCGCCTTCGCTGATCAGTTATCGGCGGGTCATCATTCAGACAACAAATGAGAAATTGCTGggtggaggcggcggcgcggaGTCCATTGGGGATACCATGAGAGATATTTTACAGTGA
- a CDS encoding uncharacterized protein (ID:PFLUO_008110-T1.cds;~source:funannotate), protein MFGSIKQSALYQELSPRLAFIGCFVSLGAMGFGFDNSWWGGALGLSPFGQKYGSWDPAENDYSIPPEKQSAGTGTGSAGIIVGCLIAPWLCENLGRRPTLLVMAGLLTVGIVLEATAVTSFWQLVVGRIVVYSGIGLASNVVPMYQSECAPAKIRGAFLTAYSFWNTFGSFLATLVVFLCQNLKNQWAYLTVILCQLMVPMGIVLSYSFLPESPRYLVYRGRYAAAEAVIKDLYGPNYNATEEVQLLQLQVEEQREYHKATSILDCFRGTNLRRTIVAAGVQILQQAQGVSFINNFIVTFMKQLGFADPLQYNVILIACGLVANVISFYTFDKIGRRISMFFGAFLMAAMMVGVGGTTANGYESLSPMTQKGCVAMLVLWYIFFNLSWGPGVWILGGEIGTGQLRERTLLLSSLGSFMTSVPINFVNPYVQAAIGGRTAIIYGSFSVAAMVFVYFFLPETKDRSLEELDEMFQQKVPTKEFKNYACTGLGAQIRQLENKEDESGMKSKQIEHVEAAL, encoded by the exons ATGTTCGGCTCCATCAAACAGTCGGCGCTCTACCAGGAGCTTAGCCCTCGCCTTGCCTTCATCGGATGCTTTGTCTCCCTGGGGGCGATGGGCTTCGGATTTGACAACTCCTGGTGGGGAGGCGCATTGGGTTTGTCGCCCTTCGGTCAAAAATACGGCTCCTGGGATCCAGCCGAGAATGACTATAGCATCCCCCCTGAGAAGCAGTCCGCGGGGACGGGCACGGGTTCTGCAGGTATCATCGTGGGCTGCCTGATCGCACCTTGGCTGTGTGAGAACCTGGGCCGTAGACCGACGTTGCTAGTGATGGCGGGTCTGTTGACGGTTGGGATTGTCCTGGAAGCGACGGCCGTCACTTCCTTCTGGCAGCTCGTCGTGGGTCGTATCGTCGTCTATTCGGGCATTGGGTTGGCGTCCAATGTGGTGCCGATGTATCAATCGGAATGTGCGCCGGCAAAGATCAGAG GTGCTTTCTTGACCGCATACTCGTTCTGGAACACCTTCGGGTCCTTTCTCGCTACCCTGGTGGTTTTTTTGTGTcagaacctgaagaaccaATGGGCCTATCT CACGGTGATTCTCTGCCAGCTCATGGTTCCCATGGGAATTGTTCTTTCATATTCATTCCTCCCAGAATCACCGCGGTACTTAGTCTATCGCGGACGCTATGCTGCAGCCGAAGCCGTGATCAAGGATCTGTATGGACCAAACTATAACGCGACGGAAGAGGTGCAGCTCTTGCAGCTCCAAGTCGAAGAGCAGCGCGAGTATCACAAGGCAACGAGCATTTTAGATTGTTTTCGCGGCACTAATCTGCGACGTACCATTGTTGCCGCTGGCGTCCAAATCCTGCAGCAGGCTCAGGGAGTCTCGTTCATCAACAACTTCATCGTGACCTTCATGAAACAGCTTGGCTTCGCCGACCCTCTGCAATATAACGTGATTCTTATCGCCTGCGGTCTCGTCGCGAATGTGATCTCGTTCTACACCTTCGACAAGATCGGCAGACGCATCAGCATGTTTTTTGGCGCTTTCCTGATGGCCGCAATGATGGTGGGCGTCGGAGGCACCACTGCCAACGGCTATGAAAGCCTCTCCCCTATGACGCAAAAAGGATGCGTCGCCATGTTGGTCTTGTGGTATATTTTCTTTAATTTGTCTTGGGGCCCGGGCGTATGGATCCTGGGTGGCGAGATCGGCACGGGCCAGCTGCGTGAGCGAACACTGCTCTTGTCGTCCCTGGGCAGTTTCATGACCTCGGTGCCGATAAACTTCGTGAACCCGTACGTTCAGGCCGCGATCGGCGGCCGGACCGCAATTATCTACGGCAGCTTCTCCGTTGCTGCCATGGTCTTTGTGTATTTTTTCCTTCCGGAAACTAAAGACCGGTccctcgaggagctggatgagatgTTCCAGCAAAAAGTTCCGACGAAAGAGTTCAAGAACTATGCGTGCACGGGTCTGGGTGCTCAGATTAGGCAGCTTGAGAACAAGGAGGACGAAAGTGGGATGAAGAGCAAGCAGATTGAGCACGTGGAAGCCGCCTTGTAG
- a CDS encoding uncharacterized protein (ID:PFLUO_008111-T1.cds;~source:funannotate), with product MNDGTELRCALFDANGSLVSPETRMTKSDVAKQYGIDMRDLRNADLVSEGSPHILIRPSTIFISIFSLRLLIQSDRVLLFLLDSESDDVKMQDIVEQNLQSRIRTDPMSDAMPSLPYELRVVDAALASVTAVLEAEHLLLREEVGQRLRDSQREEGVHSALRELLEHRKKLVTIEQRARQVRSALQEVLNNDEDLATMYLSDQRAGKPHAIADHQEVEYLLEAYYKNADAIAESSNALGGNASRTAGAIESMLDVRRNQILIFEAQLEIWTLGFAVPTFVAGLFGMNVINYFEESAPAFAVLVSACAMGTVLIARYGMRRLKRVQKMQI from the coding sequence ATGAACGATGGGACCGAATTGCGGTGCGCTCTTTTCGATGCGAACGGCTCCCTCGTGTCTCCAGAAACTCGCATGACCAAATCTGACGTCGCAAAACAATACGGAATAGACATGCGCGACCTGCGTAATGCCGATCTCGTATCTGAGGGATCTCCACACATTCTGATCCGGCCTTCCACGATATTCATCAGCATATTCTCTCTGCGGCTACTTATCCAGTCAGACCGGGTTCTACTTTTTCTCCTTGATTCTGAAAGCGACGATGTCAAGATGCAGGATATAGTCGAGCAGAATCTCCAATCGAGAATACGCACTGACCCGATGTCCGACGCTATGCCAAGTCTTCCCTACGAGTTGCGTGTCGTCGATGCCGCTCTGGCATCTGTTACAGCAGTGCTTGAAGCGGAGCACCTCCTACTTCGGGAGGAGGTTGGACAACGACTCCGCGATTCCCAACGGGAGGAAGGCGTGCATTCCGCTCTACGTGAGCTGCTAGAGCATAGGAAGAAACTGGTTACCATCGAGCAACGTGCACGCCAAGTGCGCTCTGCATTGCAAGAGGTCCTCAACAACGACGAAGATCTGGCCACTATGTATTTGTCGGATCAGCGTGCGGGAAAACCGCATGCCATTGCGGATCATCAAGAAGTCGAATATCTCTTGGAGGCATATTACAAGAATGCCGATGCGATTGCCGAGTCTTCCAATGCTCTGGGAGGGAATGCCAGTCGCACGGCAGGAGCGATTGAGTCGATGCTAGATGTGCGGCGCAATCAGATCCTGATTTTTGAGGCACAGCTTGAAATTTGGACGCTCGGTTTTGCTGTGCCGACCTTCGTGGCGGGCCTGTTTGGCATGAATGTGATCAACTATTTTGAGGAGAGTGCTCCGGCATTTGCTGTGCTTGTCTCGGCGTGTGCGATGGGAACTGTGCTCATTGCACGGTACGGGATGAGGAGACTCAAAAGGGTTCAGAAGATGCAGATTTAG